CaaaagccgtcagcagctaAGTTTTGTCGAGAACGAGGCCGACTTCTGGAAATTTGTAAACAAATATGAGTGCATGTTGCGCAGTATGGGCCAGCCAGTACTCCCGCAAGTTTTGCAGAAGCCAGAGCTGGAAAGAGCACAGCCATATCACAGGAGCAAGCACCTGTCCATTCAACTGGATGAGTCCGCCCTGCGCCAAGAACAAGATAACGTTAGCGAGGTGCAGGCGCAGTTCCAGCAGATACTGCTTATCTACCTAGACTTTAAGCAGAAAGAGAAGTTTAAACGTATTAAGAAATTACGCCAGGCGCAGCGAAATTTACCAATTACCCGCTTCAAGGATGATTTGCGTGCGGCCATGGACTCGTCCCGTGTGGTCATTATCGCCGGCGACACTGGATGTGGAAAATCCACACAAGTGCCGCAGTTCCTCTATGATTTTGGGTACCGCAGCATAGGTAAGTGTTCTGACACCATCCCATTAGCCAAGCTAATTGCTTTTGATAACTTTTCAGCGTGCACTCAACCGCGCCGCTTGGCATGCGTGTCGCTGTCGAAGCGAGTGGCTCATGAACTGCTAGAAGACTACGGCAGTAAGGTGGGCTTCCAGATCCGATTTGAGAGAAGAAAAACACAGCACACGAACATTCTGTTCATCACGGAAGGCCTGTTACTTCGCCAACTTGCGGTTTCTTCTAGCCTAGATGACTATGACGTGCTCATTCTGGACGAGATACACGAGCGGAATCTGTTTGGTGATTTCCTGCTAGGTGTAAGCAAATGTCTGTTGCGGAGCAAGCCGCAACTGAAACTTATCCTTATGTCGGCCACCATCAACGTGGAACTGTTCCAATGTTACTTTAAAGAGGAGGGGGCACGGTTTCTGCAGGTGCCGGGACGCTTGTTTCCCATAAAATTGCGCTACATGCCACCCCCAGCGTTGGAGATGAAAGCCGGCCAAGCCACGGCGAGGTCTAATCGTTCGCAGGGAACGCGCATGGACCCAGCTCCGTTCGTGCAAGTCCTTAACCTGATCGACCAGCAATATCCCTGTAAGCCTTTCAAACCATATAATTAACGATTATATACAATTGGTACCTTCGACTTTCACTTTCAGCCAGCCAACGCGGGGATGTCCTCATCTTTGTTAGTGGCGTTAACGAGATCGACACCGTATGTGAGGCCATAAAGGAGTACGCCGCCCAGCAAACGCACTGGCTCGTCCTGCCACTTCACAgtggactggcactggccgaGCAGGACAAAGTGTTCGACTATGCACCCGAAGGCTCGCGCAAGTGCATCGTATCGACGAATATTGCCGAGACTTCACTGACTGTGGACGGTGTGCGGTTTGTTGTCGATTCTGGAAAGGTCAAAGAGATAAGCTACGACGCAGTCTGCAAGGGACAACGCCTGAAGGAGTTTTGGGTGTCCAAATCATCGGCAGAACAGCGCAAGGGTCGCGCAGGTCGCACAGGGCCGGGTGTAAGTTCAATAGTCGACCCACAGGTCTAGTCCCAGGTGTCATCCTTACTTTCTGTTCTTCCAGTTTTGTTTTCGTCTCTACTCGCAGCAGCAGTTCGATGCGTTCGAGGCATATCCCACTCCAGAAATCTACCGCGTCCCTCTGGACACAATGTTGCTGCAAATGGTATCCATGGGACTGCCCGACGTCAGGGCCTTTCCCTTCATTGAGCCTCCGGAATCAGAGCGCATCGAACAGACCATTCTGGCACTAAAGCAGCATGTAAGCCTCCTTATATCTGACCAAACTTATTCTAGTGTGACCTTTTGGGGTCACTACCCAATCAAAATAGgaggaaatatatgtatgcttaTATCTTGTGTctatccaccatccaccaggGCGCCGTTAGCATGGAGGAGAAGATCACGCCTTTGGGCAGCTCGTTGAGCAACCTGCCAGTGGAGCTGTCCATTGGCAAAATGCTGCTCATGGGATGCGTGTTCCCGGAGGTGGATCAGCTGTTGACCCTGGCCGCCATGCTCAGCGTACAAAATCCGCTTACCAGCCGTGCTTACACGGACGCGCACTGCGAACGGGAGCGCCAGAGTCTGGAATCCACTCAGGGAGACCTCTTCACCCTGATGAACGCCTACCGCGAGTGGCTGCAGCTGAAAATGGC
The sequence above is a segment of the Drosophila pseudoobscura strain MV-25-SWS-2005 chromosome X, UCI_Dpse_MV25, whole genome shotgun sequence genome. Coding sequences within it:
- the LOC4815424 gene encoding probable ATP-dependent RNA helicase DHX34; this encodes MSKKSSKSRGVFNLVEFSFLELKAELNGVLKVKSRQQLSFVENEADFWKFVNKYECMLRSMGQPVLPQVLQKPELERAQPYHRSKHLSIQLDESALRQEQDNVSEVQAQFQQILLIYLDFKQKEKFKRIKKLRQAQRNLPITRFKDDLRAAMDSSRVVIIAGDTGCGKSTQVPQFLYDFGYRSIACTQPRRLACVSLSKRVAHELLEDYGSKVGFQIRFERRKTQHTNILFITEGLLLRQLAVSSSLDDYDVLILDEIHERNLFGDFLLGVSKCLLRSKPQLKLILMSATINVELFQCYFKEEGARFLQVPGRLFPIKLRYMPPPALEMKAGQATARSNRSQGTRMDPAPFVQVLNLIDQQYPSSQRGDVLIFVSGVNEIDTVCEAIKEYAAQQTHWLVLPLHSGLALAEQDKVFDYAPEGSRKCIVSTNIAETSLTVDGVRFVVDSGKVKEISYDAVCKGQRLKEFWVSKSSAEQRKGRAGRTGPGFCFRLYSQQQFDAFEAYPTPEIYRVPLDTMLLQMVSMGLPDVRAFPFIEPPESERIEQTILALKQHGAVSMEEKITPLGSSLSNLPVELSIGKMLLMGCVFPEVDQLLTLAAMLSVQNPLTSRAYTDAHCERERQSLESTQGDLFTLMNAYREWLQLKMARENTRKWCHRRGIEEQRFYEVSKMRQQFQRILESCNMAPPSTSGALTSAERASRHGEVRQLKALKRRQRFEQPRHPKLLKHQHSGGQYEEPDENYEDVRDVDFRLRHDARQLALLERSARLERNRDVVLLKLLLVSGFYPQLAISDEFNYCKGGGQQFFHTRMKPFISLHPNSHFAKYYECLKLAESDLIPKPAYYTPKHPLSERHQLLCYQSLLETAKPYLMSCIRLPVAHTLLLFGFAIDTNADLTQMVFDGWLCLDFPVPDSGMKLLCRAIKLRRRWSSLLYSKLDELNASEKAPAVTSKNITLWHELIDFMGLDVPYAVSRLLPADLKRLYTHETPMPLLEKLQGNPFDIDYPPSPNMTKGGINVSENVVYGCVADQPWTLAMQAALQARAWQCSKCDFQLEKCDMLEQLVHRQECKKVRPASPVPVQQPPTARSNSSNSGNYFCESCKRHLNICLPIDILRHRRQCGKDRK